A single Pantoea rwandensis DNA region contains:
- a CDS encoding methionine aminotransferase, with translation MTLNSSVNISSKQPDVGTTIFSVIGQLSAQHKAINLSQGAPNFPCDPHLVELVSKAMREGHNQYASLTGLPALREALAEKVETLYGQRYDAGSEVLITGSASQGIYMAISALVHPGDEVIFFEPAFDSYAPVVRLQGATPIGLKLQVPDFAINWDELRATITPRTRMIIINTPHNPSAQVLTPADLEQLAALTRNTDIVVLSDEVYEHILFDGRAHCGMATHPELAQRSVIVSSFGKTFHVTGWRVGYALAPAALMEEIVKVHQFMMYAADTPMQVGFAHYLQNPQNYLQLSPFYQEKRDRLLSLMQDSPFKLLPSAGSFFMLASYGHFSDESDSEMVKRLIVDHGVATIPLSAFYMDGTDNKLIRLSFAKDDATLQAGAEALCRVKG, from the coding sequence ATGACCTTGAATAGCAGTGTTAACATCTCTTCCAAACAGCCCGATGTCGGCACGACGATTTTCAGCGTCATCGGCCAGCTATCGGCACAACATAAAGCCATCAACCTGTCGCAGGGCGCGCCGAATTTTCCATGCGATCCCCATCTGGTTGAGCTGGTCAGTAAAGCCATGCGCGAAGGCCATAACCAATATGCCTCTTTGACCGGTTTACCCGCGCTGCGTGAAGCGCTGGCCGAAAAAGTCGAGACGCTTTATGGCCAGCGCTACGATGCGGGTAGCGAAGTGTTGATCACCGGCAGCGCTAGCCAGGGAATTTACATGGCAATTTCTGCGCTGGTGCACCCTGGCGACGAAGTGATCTTCTTCGAGCCGGCGTTCGACAGCTATGCGCCAGTGGTGCGTTTGCAAGGCGCAACCCCGATTGGCCTGAAATTGCAGGTGCCGGATTTTGCGATTAACTGGGATGAGCTGCGTGCCACCATCACGCCGCGCACCCGCATGATCATTATCAACACCCCGCACAATCCGAGTGCACAGGTGCTGACGCCAGCCGACCTGGAACAGCTGGCAGCCTTGACCCGCAACACGGATATCGTGGTGCTGTCCGACGAAGTCTACGAACACATTCTGTTTGATGGTCGTGCCCACTGCGGCATGGCTACCCATCCGGAACTGGCGCAGCGCAGCGTGATCGTTTCCTCCTTTGGCAAAACGTTCCACGTCACCGGCTGGCGTGTGGGTTACGCGCTGGCACCGGCCGCGCTGATGGAAGAGATTGTAAAGGTGCATCAGTTCATGATGTACGCCGCCGATACACCGATGCAGGTGGGTTTTGCGCACTATCTGCAGAATCCGCAAAACTACCTGCAGCTGTCACCGTTCTATCAGGAAAAACGCGATCGCCTGCTGTCTTTGATGCAAGATTCGCCGTTTAAGCTGCTGCCGAGCGCGGGATCCTTCTTTATGTTGGCCAGTTACGGACATTTCAGTGACGAAAGCGACAGTGAAATGGTAAAACGTCTCATCGTCGATCACGGTGTGGCCACCATTCCGTTGTCGGCGTTTTATATGGACGGCACTGACAATAAATTAATTCGCCTGTCATTCGCGAAAGACGACGCAACACTGCAGGCTGGCGCGGAAGCGCTGTGCCGGGTTAAAGGGTAA
- a CDS encoding ABC transporter substrate-binding protein, which produces MKKMMAKFTLSALCLAVAGGVSAKTLVYCSEGSPENFNPQLYTSGTSVDASAVPIFNRLVDFKPGTTELVPSLAESWDISPDGTVYTFHLRKGVKFQSNKLFKPSRNLNADDVIFSFMRQMDAKNPYHNVSGGNYSNFDSLELAKLIKNIEKVDDNTVRITLAHAEAPFLADLAWYFASIHSAEYADQMLKAGTPEKVDMEPIGTGPFELVQYQKDSRILYKAFPDYWQGKAKLDRIVFSITPDASVRYAKLEKNECQVMPFPNPADLEKMRSNPDLTLEQKSGLNTGFLSFNTTKAPLDNVKVRQALAMAINKQAIIDAIFKGTGTVAKNILPPGVWSADKDLKDYDYDPQKAKALLQEAGIKPGTEIALWAMPVQRPYNPNARRMAEMIQADWAQVGIKANIVSYEWGEYLKRVKGGEHQAALMGWTTATGDPDNFFGPLYSCTSANGGSNSSKWCYQPFEKIITEARAEQNHDKRVTLYREAQQIMHDQMPAVMIAHSTIFEPVRKTVSGYTVDPFGKHIFYPVDIKN; this is translated from the coding sequence ATGAAAAAGATGATGGCAAAGTTCACACTCAGTGCGTTGTGTTTAGCGGTGGCAGGCGGGGTATCGGCAAAAACGCTGGTTTACTGTTCTGAAGGTTCGCCTGAGAATTTCAATCCGCAACTTTACACTTCAGGTACCAGCGTTGATGCCAGCGCAGTGCCTATTTTCAACCGTTTGGTGGACTTCAAGCCCGGCACTACGGAACTGGTGCCAAGCCTGGCTGAAAGCTGGGATATCAGCCCGGACGGCACGGTTTACACGTTTCACTTACGCAAAGGGGTTAAATTCCAGAGCAACAAACTGTTTAAACCCTCGCGCAACCTGAATGCCGATGACGTGATCTTCTCGTTTATGCGTCAGATGGATGCCAAAAATCCCTACCACAACGTCTCCGGTGGCAACTACAGCAATTTCGATAGCCTGGAACTGGCGAAGCTGATCAAGAATATAGAGAAGGTGGATGACAATACGGTGCGCATCACGCTGGCGCATGCGGAAGCGCCGTTCCTCGCAGATTTGGCCTGGTACTTCGCCTCCATTCACTCTGCGGAATATGCCGATCAGATGCTAAAAGCGGGCACACCAGAGAAAGTCGACATGGAGCCGATCGGCACCGGTCCCTTTGAGCTGGTGCAATATCAAAAAGACTCACGCATCCTCTACAAAGCCTTCCCGGATTACTGGCAGGGCAAAGCGAAACTGGATCGCATTGTCTTCTCCATCACCCCGGACGCCTCGGTGCGCTATGCCAAGCTGGAGAAAAACGAGTGTCAGGTGATGCCGTTCCCGAATCCTGCCGATCTGGAAAAAATGCGCAGCAACCCGGATCTGACGCTGGAGCAGAAGTCGGGGCTCAACACCGGTTTCCTGTCGTTCAATACCACCAAAGCGCCGTTGGATAACGTGAAAGTCCGCCAGGCACTGGCGATGGCCATTAACAAGCAGGCGATTATTGACGCGATATTCAAAGGCACTGGCACGGTGGCGAAAAATATTCTGCCGCCGGGTGTCTGGAGTGCAGATAAGGATCTGAAGGATTATGATTATGATCCGCAGAAAGCCAAAGCACTGCTACAGGAAGCAGGTATCAAACCTGGCACTGAAATCGCGCTGTGGGCGATGCCGGTGCAGCGCCCTTATAATCCAAACGCGCGACGAATGGCAGAGATGATTCAGGCCGATTGGGCGCAGGTGGGCATTAAAGCCAATATCGTCAGTTATGAGTGGGGTGAATACCTGAAGCGCGTGAAGGGCGGCGAGCATCAGGCGGCACTGATGGGCTGGACCACGGCGACGGGCGATCCGGATAACTTCTTTGGCCCGCTCTACAGCTGCACCTCGGCCAATGGCGGCTCCAACTCCTCCAAATGGTGCTATCAGCCGTTCGAGAAGATCATCACTGAAGCGCGTGCGGAGCAAAATCACGACAAGCGCGTCACGCTGTATCGTGAAGCACAGCAGATCATGCACGATCAAATGCCTGCGGTGATGATCGCTCATTCAACGATTTTCGAGCCGGTGCGCAAAACGGTGAGCGGATATACCGTCGATCCGTTTGGTAAACACATTTTCTATCCGGTCGATATTAAGAATTGA
- a CDS encoding carboxylesterase/lipase family protein yields MKNERRLRIMTAEGELRGLIDDDLFVFKGIPYAAPPVGALRWRPPQPVAPWQEVREATQWGDASWQNRDYCMAVGGGDPGRFNEDCLYLNIWTPDVEPSRPLPVMVWLHGGGFTIGAGSLDPYRGKALAAQGVVVVTLNYRLGHFGFFAHPALDAEYPQEAVVNNFALLDQIAALQWVQRNIPAFGGDRHNITLFGESSGARSVLSLCCSPLAEGLFHKGIVQSAYSLPDVPRRRAQQIGKQVAAHFGLPAHASAEQLRQLPADQFWPLQRPLGLGPVAISGDAVLPRPMLETFIAGKQHRVPLMVGSNSDEASVLDYFGVDPATVLQQIRRKNRLSYGLMKWLYDIHDDTLLGRSVARDMAFTVIPLLVVQSQHSIGMPAWRYWFDYVSENARDLYPHGTWHGNEIPYIFNTLTSLKPLPERDYTAADKRFADMVSTYWVTFARDASEFSYQLQGQIDWPVWRPREDLTLALGDQGKPQAVLKARFMRGRLRLFRLMMRSHVKL; encoded by the coding sequence ATGAAAAACGAACGACGTCTGAGGATCATGACCGCAGAGGGTGAGCTCAGAGGCCTGATTGACGATGATCTTTTTGTCTTCAAGGGAATACCTTACGCCGCACCGCCCGTGGGCGCACTGCGCTGGCGTCCGCCACAGCCGGTTGCGCCCTGGCAAGAAGTACGTGAAGCCACGCAATGGGGGGATGCCAGTTGGCAAAACCGGGATTATTGCATGGCAGTGGGTGGCGGCGATCCGGGTCGGTTCAATGAGGATTGTCTGTACCTGAATATCTGGACGCCAGACGTTGAGCCCTCCCGTCCCTTGCCGGTGATGGTGTGGCTGCACGGCGGGGGTTTTACCATCGGCGCAGGTAGTCTTGATCCCTATCGTGGCAAAGCCTTAGCCGCGCAGGGCGTCGTCGTGGTCACGCTCAATTATCGTCTTGGCCACTTTGGCTTTTTCGCCCATCCGGCGCTGGATGCTGAATACCCGCAAGAAGCGGTGGTGAATAACTTTGCCTTGCTGGATCAAATCGCTGCGCTGCAATGGGTTCAACGCAATATTCCTGCCTTTGGCGGCGATCGCCACAATATCACGCTGTTTGGTGAATCATCGGGTGCGCGCAGCGTGTTGTCTTTGTGCTGTTCTCCGCTGGCTGAAGGGCTGTTCCACAAAGGCATTGTCCAGAGTGCATACAGCTTGCCGGATGTGCCGCGCAGGAGGGCGCAACAAATCGGTAAACAGGTTGCCGCGCATTTTGGCCTGCCGGCTCACGCCTCTGCTGAACAGCTTCGTCAGTTACCTGCCGATCAATTCTGGCCGCTGCAACGTCCACTGGGATTAGGTCCGGTGGCAATCAGCGGTGATGCGGTGCTCCCCAGGCCGATGCTCGAAACCTTTATAGCCGGTAAACAGCATCGGGTGCCGTTGATGGTGGGAAGTAACAGCGATGAAGCCAGCGTACTGGATTATTTTGGTGTGGATCCTGCAACGGTGTTACAGCAAATTCGTCGCAAAAATCGCCTCAGCTATGGCCTGATGAAATGGCTATACGATATTCACGACGATACCTTACTGGGCCGGTCAGTGGCGCGAGACATGGCGTTTACCGTGATCCCGTTACTGGTGGTGCAGTCTCAACACAGTATTGGCATGCCTGCCTGGCGATACTGGTTCGACTATGTGTCAGAGAATGCCCGCGACCTCTATCCACATGGCACCTGGCACGGCAACGAAATCCCCTATATATTCAACACGCTGACCTCGCTTAAACCGCTGCCTGAGCGGGATTACACTGCCGCAGATAAGCGCTTTGCCGATATGGTCAGTACCTATTGGGTGACTTTCGCCCGGGATGCCAGTGAGTTTAGCTATCAGTTGCAGGGCCAAATCGACTGGCCGGTGTGGCGTCCCCGTGAAGATCTGACACTCGCCCTCGGTGATCAGGGTAAACCGCAAGCGGTGTTGAAGGCGCGTTTTATGCGTGGGCGTCTGCGTTTGTTCCGTCTCATGATGCGCAGCCACGTTAAGCTTTGA
- a CDS encoding methyl-accepting chemotaxis protein: MGILKNFTIRAVMLTILGLFCLLWCGVGLFSVHSLNALGEGNEIDRELVNQMTVLSKGNDQYFRVVTRLSRVMEGRASGAAVSAEAFAPVQQALESMKAQLVQFKAMAPGPMDSETVNSVIASWQKLLDEGIAPQVSLAQQSTVEAYRTQANNVTPALSRAFGTSAEAFNKAAGIKLDETRVTVDKLTNITKVIILVAVVFGLVILLFTDRYLVAMLVKPLERVRNHFAVIAQGDLSQPVEDFGRNCVGKLVPLLRAMQDSLREAVSAIRSGTENIYRGAAEISSGNNDLSSRTEEQAAALEQTAASMEQLTATVKFNADNARQASSLAETATGTAQQGGRLVGEVVTTMQGISGSSKKIAEITNVINSIAFQTNILALNAAVEAARAGEQGRGFAVVASEVRNLAQRSAGAAKEIATLIEDSVQRVDKGSALVSSAGSTMNDILKSVQDVNEIMKHIAAASEEQSKGISQVGTAVTEMDSVTQQNASLVEQVSAAASALERQTEELQASVAKFRLSDSAPLAKAQAAPASTVLRRPLLTSTPVAQSKSASADEWVSF, encoded by the coding sequence ATGGGAATCTTAAAAAACTTCACTATTCGCGCCGTCATGCTGACTATTCTCGGGCTGTTTTGCCTGCTGTGGTGCGGTGTCGGATTATTTAGCGTGCATTCGCTCAATGCCCTCGGCGAAGGGAATGAGATAGACCGTGAGCTGGTTAATCAGATGACGGTACTCAGTAAAGGCAACGATCAATATTTTCGTGTGGTGACGCGTCTATCCCGCGTGATGGAAGGGCGTGCATCGGGCGCGGCAGTGAGCGCGGAGGCATTCGCACCGGTGCAACAGGCGCTGGAGAGTATGAAAGCGCAGCTGGTGCAATTCAAAGCGATGGCACCCGGCCCGATGGACAGTGAAACGGTTAACAGCGTTATCGCCAGCTGGCAGAAATTGCTGGATGAGGGGATTGCGCCGCAGGTGTCGCTGGCACAGCAGAGCACCGTTGAAGCTTACCGCACACAGGCCAATAACGTGACGCCCGCCCTGAGCCGCGCCTTTGGCACCAGCGCGGAAGCGTTCAACAAAGCCGCAGGCATTAAGCTGGATGAAACCCGTGTCACCGTCGATAAACTCACCAATATTACCAAGGTGATTATTCTGGTTGCCGTGGTGTTCGGCCTTGTCATTCTGTTGTTCACCGACCGTTATCTGGTGGCGATGCTGGTGAAACCGCTGGAGCGCGTGCGCAACCACTTCGCGGTGATTGCGCAGGGCGATCTCAGCCAGCCAGTAGAGGATTTTGGGCGCAACTGCGTCGGCAAACTGGTGCCGCTGTTGCGTGCGATGCAGGACAGCCTGCGTGAAGCAGTGAGCGCCATTCGCAGTGGAACAGAGAATATCTATCGCGGGGCGGCAGAAATTTCATCCGGTAATAACGATCTCTCCTCACGCACCGAAGAGCAAGCGGCCGCGCTGGAGCAAACGGCAGCCAGCATGGAGCAGCTCACGGCAACGGTGAAATTCAACGCCGACAACGCCCGTCAGGCCAGCTCGCTGGCAGAAACGGCCACCGGCACCGCACAGCAGGGCGGCCGTCTGGTGGGGGAAGTGGTCACCACCATGCAGGGCATTTCCGGCAGTTCGAAGAAAATCGCTGAGATCACCAACGTGATCAACAGCATTGCTTTCCAGACCAATATCCTGGCCCTTAACGCCGCCGTTGAAGCTGCGCGTGCGGGCGAACAAGGTCGTGGTTTTGCGGTAGTGGCCAGTGAAGTACGTAATCTGGCACAGCGCAGTGCGGGTGCGGCGAAAGAGATCGCCACGCTGATTGAAGATTCCGTTCAGCGTGTTGATAAAGGCTCAGCGTTGGTCAGCAGCGCGGGCAGCACCATGAACGATATTCTGAAGTCGGTACAGGATGTGAATGAGATCATGAAGCATATCGCGGCCGCTTCCGAAGAGCAGAGCAAGGGCATTTCGCAGGTCGGCACCGCCGTCACGGAAATGGACAGCGTGACCCAGCAAAACGCCTCGCTGGTGGAGCAGGTTTCTGCGGCGGCCAGTGCGCTGGAGCGTCAAACGGAAGAGTTGCAGGCTTCTGTCGCGAAATTCCGTCTGTCGGACAGTGCGCCGTTAGCCAAAGCTCAGGCCGCGCCAGCCAGCACCGTTCTGCGCCGTCCGCTGCTGACCAGTACGCCAGTCGCTCAATCGAAGTCGGCCAGCGCCGATGAGTGGGTTTCATTCTGA
- a CDS encoding transporter substrate-binding domain-containing protein produces MKKLNALFVALGMLTSAHALAQETLRYGLESQYPPFESRNAQGELEGFDIELGKAICQVGNFDCKWVESSFDALIPALQAKKFDAINSAMNITEARAKNIDFTKPIYRIPTMLIVKAGEKLLPTAESLKGKNIGVLQGSIQETYAKKHWEPQGVTVTSYQDQNQVYNDMVAGRLDGTLVMSAAGQSGFLDKPQGKGFAFVGKPVEDDTILGSGIGFGLRKGDAKLKGELDAAITKVQADGTITKLAAKFFPGIDVTAAK; encoded by the coding sequence ATGAAAAAATTAAACGCACTGTTTGTGGCGCTGGGCATGCTGACCTCAGCACACGCACTGGCACAAGAAACCTTACGCTACGGTCTGGAGTCACAATATCCGCCGTTTGAAAGCCGCAACGCACAGGGCGAGCTGGAAGGTTTTGATATCGAACTGGGTAAAGCAATTTGCCAGGTCGGGAACTTTGACTGTAAGTGGGTGGAAAGCAGCTTTGATGCGCTGATCCCGGCACTGCAGGCGAAAAAATTTGATGCGATCAACTCGGCGATGAACATCACCGAAGCGCGTGCCAAAAACATCGACTTCACCAAACCTATCTACCGCATTCCCACCATGCTGATCGTCAAAGCGGGTGAGAAGTTGCTGCCAACCGCCGAGTCGCTGAAAGGCAAAAACATCGGTGTGTTGCAGGGTTCTATCCAGGAAACTTACGCTAAGAAGCACTGGGAGCCGCAGGGTGTGACCGTGACCTCTTATCAGGACCAGAACCAGGTTTATAACGACATGGTTGCGGGCCGCCTTGATGGCACGCTGGTGATGTCTGCCGCAGGTCAGTCTGGTTTCCTTGATAAGCCACAGGGCAAAGGTTTCGCCTTTGTCGGCAAGCCGGTTGAAGATGACACCATCCTCGGTTCAGGTATCGGTTTTGGTCTGCGTAAAGGTGATGCAAAGCTGAAGGGTGAACTGGATGCGGCTATCACGAAAGTGCAGGCTGACGGCACCATCACCAAGCTGGCGGCGAAATTCTTCCCTGGCATTGATGTGACCGCAGCGAAATAA
- a CDS encoding LysR substrate-binding domain-containing protein — translation MSRSALPLNAIHAFLVTARHLNLTRAASELCITQGAVSRKIATLESWLGFPLFARHARGLHLTEQGAALLPELQQGYAMLVNATEKASRSNASIRLKAPTCAMRWLVPRLVALEQQRPEIHVALTTTLDHASQLENFDAAIVFGTPPAGSIRLFDERLTPVLGSNVTPPVSISDLAKFTFLHPTNDARDWQMWLADQAAKVPMARNQHFATMDLAISAAIQGFGATVADVTLVQNDLANGRLIAPFANSVATGAAYSLLQCAEQDAPPFLPDLVAWLCQPQNETHSSALADFD, via the coding sequence ATGTCCCGCTCTGCACTACCGCTAAATGCCATCCATGCATTTCTGGTCACTGCACGTCATCTCAATCTGACGCGCGCGGCCAGTGAGTTGTGCATTACGCAGGGGGCGGTGAGCCGTAAAATCGCTACGCTGGAAAGCTGGCTGGGATTTCCGTTGTTTGCCCGTCATGCGCGCGGTCTGCATCTCACCGAACAAGGGGCGGCATTGTTGCCCGAACTGCAGCAAGGTTACGCCATGCTGGTGAACGCGACAGAGAAAGCCAGCCGCAGCAATGCCTCGATTCGTTTGAAAGCACCGACCTGTGCCATGCGCTGGCTGGTGCCGCGTTTGGTGGCACTGGAGCAACAGCGGCCGGAAATCCATGTGGCGCTCACCACCACGCTGGATCACGCTTCACAGTTGGAAAATTTTGATGCGGCAATTGTGTTTGGCACGCCCCCTGCTGGTTCCATTCGTTTATTTGATGAGCGATTGACGCCGGTTTTGGGCAGTAACGTCACGCCGCCCGTGAGCATCAGCGATTTGGCGAAGTTTACTTTTTTGCATCCCACCAATGATGCTCGCGACTGGCAAATGTGGCTGGCGGATCAAGCGGCGAAGGTGCCGATGGCACGCAATCAGCACTTTGCCACCATGGATCTTGCTATCAGCGCGGCGATTCAGGGTTTTGGTGCCACGGTGGCGGATGTGACACTGGTGCAAAATGATTTGGCGAATGGTCGCTTGATTGCCCCGTTTGCCAACAGCGTGGCCACCGGGGCAGCGTACAGCCTTTTACAGTGTGCAGAACAGGATGCGCCACCGTTCCTGCCGGATCTGGTGGCGTGGTTGTGTCAGCCTCAGAATGAAACCCACTCATCGGCGCTGGCCGACTTCGATTGA
- the pepT gene encoding peptidase T, whose product MTDQLARQLTQRFYRYLAVSSQSDAKSTTLPSTPSQHAMAELLAQELREFGLQNIVIDQHATVTAVKPGNRPDAPRIGFITHIDTVDVGLSADIHPQTLTFNGDDLCLNTQQDIWLRVAEHPEIAPYHGQEIIFSDGTSVLGADNKAAVTVVMTLMENLKGDHGDIVVAFVPDEEIGLRGAKALDLDTRFNVDFAWTIDCCELGEVVYENFNAAAAELVFTGVPAHPMSGKGVLVNPLLMAHDFISRFDRLATPEHTEGREGYIWFNDINANASRAVLKASIRDFDLQGFDQKKQQLVEVADEIAALYPTGHVSLTINDTYSNISNAIGEDRRAIDLIFAALEQVGVEPKVIPMRGGTDGAALSAKGLLTPNFFTGAHNFHSRFEFLPVPSFVKSYQVAEALCYLAAK is encoded by the coding sequence ATGACAGACCAACTCGCTCGCCAACTGACCCAACGTTTTTACCGTTATCTGGCGGTTTCCAGCCAGAGCGATGCCAAATCCACCACGCTGCCCAGCACCCCTTCACAACATGCGATGGCGGAGCTGCTGGCGCAGGAACTGCGTGAGTTTGGGCTGCAGAATATCGTCATCGATCAGCATGCGACGGTGACGGCGGTGAAACCGGGCAATCGACCAGATGCACCACGCATCGGCTTTATTACCCATATCGACACGGTGGACGTGGGTTTGTCAGCGGATATACACCCGCAAACCCTGACGTTTAACGGAGATGATTTGTGTCTGAACACGCAGCAGGATATTTGGCTGCGCGTAGCGGAACACCCGGAGATTGCGCCCTATCACGGTCAGGAGATCATCTTTAGCGATGGCACTAGCGTGCTCGGCGCCGACAATAAAGCGGCGGTGACGGTGGTAATGACGTTGATGGAGAATCTGAAAGGCGATCATGGCGACATCGTGGTGGCATTTGTACCGGATGAGGAAATTGGGCTGCGCGGTGCCAAAGCGCTGGATTTGGACACTCGCTTTAACGTCGATTTTGCCTGGACTATCGATTGCTGTGAGCTGGGCGAAGTGGTGTATGAGAACTTTAATGCGGCGGCGGCGGAACTGGTGTTTACCGGCGTGCCGGCGCATCCGATGTCCGGCAAAGGCGTGCTGGTTAACCCACTGCTGATGGCGCACGACTTCATTTCACGTTTCGATCGCCTGGCCACGCCAGAGCATACCGAAGGTCGTGAAGGCTATATCTGGTTTAACGATATCAATGCCAATGCCAGCCGTGCGGTGCTGAAGGCATCGATTCGCGACTTTGATTTACAGGGTTTCGACCAGAAAAAACAGCAGTTGGTGGAAGTCGCAGATGAGATCGCCGCGCTTTATCCCACCGGGCATGTTTCACTCACCATTAACGACACCTACAGCAACATTAGTAATGCCATCGGGGAAGATCGTCGTGCAATTGACTTGATATTTGCGGCGCTCGAACAAGTGGGTGTGGAGCCGAAAGTCATCCCGATGCGCGGCGGCACAGACGGTGCGGCTTTATCGGCAAAAGGATTGCTGACACCGAACTTCTTTACCGGCGCACACAATTTCCATTCACGCTTCGAGTTTTTACCGGTGCCCTCGTTTGTGAAATCGTATCAGGTAGCCGAAGCGCTGTGTTATCTGGCGGCGAAATAA